GCGCTTCGCGCCTATCGCAACCGCCGCGCGATCTACCACCTCGGCGAGATGACGGACACCGAACTCGCCGATATCGGCCTGCGCCGCGCCGATCTCTATCTTGCCCATGCCTCGCCCTTCGGCGTCGATCCGACGGAACGGCTGGGCATCATCGCAGAGGCACGCGCCACCGAAGCGCTCGCCCGTCAGGTCAGCTGATTGCCGACAACAGGATTTGCAGGCGTTCCCTGACTCTCCTGCCGGTTTTCCCCTCCCGGCTGCCTGCATCGAGCCCGGTCCGTTCCCCACGGATCGGGCTTTTTCTTGCGTCAAAGCTGATTGACGAATGAAATAATCCAGTCCCGGCATACAAAGACTACGGCAGCGGCTGCAGATAGAACTAT
The window above is part of the Rhizobiaceae bacterium genome. Proteins encoded here:
- a CDS encoding DUF1127 domain-containing protein, with protein sequence MTTIEHSHFAMPSARPAISTRVVNLVWKALRAYRNRRAIYHLGEMTDTELADIGLRRADLYLAHASPFGVDPTERLGIIAEARATEALARQVS